CCTCGATCACGCTCTGCCCGCGACAGTTCAAAGTATGGACCTTTGCCTGTACTTTTACCCTTTCCCCGCCAGTCAATATTGAGGACGGCCAAGCCAGCCCGAGCTAACTCAATCTCCAACTCATGATAGGCATGACGATCACTCAACCCTGAGTGAAGCAGGATCACCGCTGGCTTCTTCCCAGTTTCCCTCTCCGGTAAACGAAAATTCCCAAAGATAGTCCAACCATCCTGCGTTTGAAACGAAACCTCGCGGAGTTGCCCGGTCATCAGCAGCAAATTTGAGATCCAGTCTCCTATTTTTTCATGGAGTGGCTGCTGGTTGGGAAATTTCTGCCGATACATGCTAAACATCCATGTGCCAACACCCAATCCATCGTATATCTCAATGGTAGTGCTGGCGCTATTAGACAGAAAGTACGCATCGGTCATGTCCGCGAAGCCGCGTTTATCTTCACTGCTCACCGTTAAAAAGAGGGGGAGTTTGGGGCTAGCCGCAATGTGCTGTTTGGCTACCTCACTCAGGCGACCTGAGATCAGCGCCATGGCCTGAACACGATTGTCACCAGCCCATCCCCGGACGGCAGCATCGGCACTGTGTTCGACTCCCACCAAACCGACTCGCGATGCGTCAAGCATGGGCTGCTTTTCAATCAACGACATTGCCCCACGGACATCGAGATACATCCGAGATCGCTCCTCATCATTGAATGAATGCTGCTCCTTCATTCCCATACTTTGACCACGACCGCGCAGATCAAGACTGAGCGTGGCGACACCGCGACTCAGAATGACGGGGGCTAATCCAGGGTACTGAGAACGTCCCGGACCGGGATCACGATAGACGCCAAATGATGCGCGATCATGAGCCATGGAAGGCAGTAAGATAACGACCGGAAACTTCTGTTTGCCACTATCCGGTATGCTCAATGTACCATAGATCGTCCAACCGTCTTCCGTTTGAAAACTGATGTCTCGATCCTCAGCAGCAACGGAACTAGACGTTGATACGCACAGCCCCATTAGCAACAACAAGCAGTGTAGTTTTGGTTTCATGCCGACTCGATTTTTCAATGCAGCTCCGTTATAGTATCTACCTTCGCTATGAAATTCTACGAGTATAGCTACCCCTCACGGCGATCCGTTGTCATGAGCCGACACGCCATGGTGGCATCCAGCCAGCCACTGGCCGTCGAGGCTGCGATTCACGTCTTGCGCAACGGAGGGAATGCCATTGACGCGGCCGTGACAGCCACTGCCATGCTTTCTGTCGTTGAGCCGATGTCTACCGGGTTGGGGGGCGACTGTTTCGCCTTAATGTACATTGCTAAAGAACATCGGCTCTTTGCCCTGAACGGGAGTGGCCGAGCGCCAAGCTATGCCTCGGCTGACGATTTGATCAGACAAGGCTTGACTCACATTCCGGCCGAGAGTCCTCATAGTGTGACCGTGCCTGGTGCCCTTCACGGTCTTGTACAGTGTTTAGAACGATTCGGCACAATCACATTGGACCAAGTCCTTGCTCCCGCCATCGAGTGTGCCGAAAGCGGCTTCCCCGTATCCGAACTAGCAGCACAGCAGTGGAGCCGTGCTGCTTGCAAACTCTCACGCCATGCAGAATCGGCACGGGTTTATCTGCCACATGGCCGGGCACCACGCCCCGGCGAAGTCTTTCGCAATCCTGAGCTGGCTCATACACTCAGGCGCATCGCACACCATGGGATCACTGCGTTTTATCAAGGGGATATCGGTCATGCGATTGCTGCCTCGGTTCAGCATCTGGGAGGGTCACTAACGTTAAACGACCTTCAAGCGCATCGCTCAGATTGGGTTGAGCCAATCACCACATGCTATCGTGGACATGATGTAGTCGAATTACCACCAAACACTCAGGGACTGTTAGCTCTGATGGCCTTGAATATCGTTGAAGGCTTTCCCCTCACTCAGATGGGACATCATTCCGTTGACTATCTTCACAGCCTGATTGAGGCAATGAAACTCGCCTTGACTGACGCACAGACATATATTGCTGATCCAGATGAGCCATTGCCGCTAAGCAAACTTATCTCCAAATCCTATGCACAAACGCGACGCACCCAGATCCACCCGACACAGCCGCTGATTCCTGCAACGCTCCCACCTTACTCTGGCGATACCGCCTACGTCGCTGTCGTGGATGAACAACGAAATGTTGTCTCCATGATCAGCAGTGTGTACAAGCTCTTTGGCGCTGGCATCACTGTGCCGGGAACAGGTCTAGTACTACAAAATCGTGGCGCTTGTTTTACGCTTGAGCCCAATCACCCAAATCGCTTGGGCCCAGGCAAGCGACCTTATCACACAATCATCCCCGCCATGATGCTACGCAAGGGTCGCCCATGGGCCTGCTTTGGCATCGTCGGCGGCATGATGCAGGCCCAAGCCCATCTTCAGGTTATCTCCAACCTTGTAGACTTCGACATGAACCCGCAAGCAGCCCTGGACGCACCACGTTTTCGGATTCTTGAATCCGGTCAACTTGCTCTGGAAAAGGGCATCACAGCAGATGTGCAAAAACAACTCGCCGCCAGGGGACATCGGTTGACACCAAATGCGGCTGAAGAAGGATTCGGCGGCGGCCAACTCATTATCATCTCTAACGATGTCCTGCTTGGCGCTTCCGATCCCCGCAAGGACGGGTGCGCTATCGGATACTAACTGCTAGCACAACACAATCAACAAGTCAGGCAACTGAGGCGCTAGAAACCAAAATGTCTTGCTGGCGATCGCCTGCTTCATTTGCTTCATCCTCTTCCTATCTGGTGCGTCACTCTGCCCAAACGGTCAAAGGCGTGACGTGGAAATACTCGCCATCCTTGACGCCTTTGTCCCAACCCCGCACGCGCGGCGCCGGCCCCTCCCACCGAATATCAGCCAGATAACCATGAATGAAATTCTTCTTCCCCTCAATCAGTTCAGGTGGAGGTAGGGTGAAATGCTCATAGAACGCGCTGAAGTGATAATGTGTATTTGGCTTCAGCTCCAGTGGCAGCGGCAATCCGTATTGAGAACCTTTATAGGGAGCTTTGCCATCCCATGGGTGAAAGTAAATCTCGGTAATCGTGAGTGAGCGTTTGTCGTCAATATTCCAAATTTCTATTTCGCTGCCAGCACCGATGAGCGATTCGCCCGGCTTATCATGATGTCCAGCTTTTGAACCAAAACCGCGCATGTGCATAAATGGCACTTTGATACGTTTCGGCCCGCTCACTAACTTACTGGCTGGCACAGCCTCAGATGACCTAACCATGAAACTGATGGCGCTGGTGATGAACACACCGAACAGAAAACTCAGACTGACACGAATCCGGGTTTTGTTCATTGCTGTTTTCTCCTTCCCCTTTCCTCACCCTTTCATGATTGATGTGAGGCTATGGTACATCGCCGCGTGTGATAGGAATTTTCGCCGTTAAAATATCTTCAACACTAAACAAGATCAAACTCTTAAGGAATGCTACCACTGCTTGCTTATCCCGATGACGCAGTTGGGCAAACTTCTTTCTCGACTGAATCGCCCCGCCGCCGTGACGCATAATGGCTTCCTGAAGCGTACGCGCGCTACCATCGTGCAAAAAAGCTGTATAGCTTCCGACGCCCCACAATGGTCGTGTCAGAAAGACGCTCCTAGCTATTCCCTCCTCATCGCTTACATCCGCCATGTGTGGTCCCATCTCATGTCGCTTCAAGTCGGAATAGAGAGGCACGACAAACGGCTGCCGGCGAGGGACAGCGAGCGGCATCGGTCGTTGGCGATCCGGATCCACGTAGCCATCGTCAATGAGATCAAACAAGAAGCGACGTTCCGCCTCAAAGCGATTCGTTTGTTCGTTCCAGAAGACGGTCAGGTGCTCGATACGCGGGTCCTGCCGCACGCGCATTTCTGGACGGTGGCACTCTGTGCAGTTGATGGCATGAAAGATGCGCTCTCCACGGCGAACCTCGGCGGTGATCGGCCCACGACCGGGAATTGGATAATTCACCAACATGTTCTCTAATAGCGATAGACCGCCCTGTGTCAACTCATCAGCGACGCCGTCACCATCAGGATCAAGTCCCACTGATACAAGATCATCACACCGCCCATCGCCGTTTCTGTCACCGTTGGGACATTGAAACCGATCTTGCGCTTGAAGCCCTAGATGGAGCCAAGCAGCACGACTGGCAAATGCACGGATATGCGATTCGACGCCTTTGCGTCCAAACGGCCGAACAATCAAGTCAGGGTTGACACTCCCGCCCATGCGAACGCCAAGCCCCGTGTCGTAACGAACGCCATTGGCCGTCACGAGCGGCCGTGATGTGGCTTTCGCTAACGCTAGGTCTTCGCTGGCTTCAGCCGCTAACTGTTCAATCAAACCGGCACCAAACAAATCCGGCGTTCGAATCCTGTTGCCGGCCGTAAATGTATCCCGAGTCTTGGGACCGAAACCAGCCGAATTCCTAGGAACACTGTGGCAGGTTGCACAACTGCTGGCTTCGAACTTAGACCAGGGTGGAGACCAAGTCGCGCTCGGATTTGGCAAATCACAGGGGATGCCGTTACACCCGCTATTTGTTCTCTCGGCAAAATCTTGATGGAACAAAAAGCGTCCAAGTTGAATGGCTTGACGAGCAAAAACGGCGCGATGAATTAGATATTGAGCCGTATGGGGAGTCGTCGGTGTTCCCTCAACCATTCGCGCGAGATCAGGATCTCCAAAGCTCAACTGTGGAGCTGCCTCTGTACATGTCAGTATGAGCAGTATACCAAGCGCAAAAATAACCTGAGCGATCACCGTCCGAGTACGACTAACTGCCAGCATACTCAACGAAACTTCACCGAGACCGTTTTTAACCGTGTAAAAAACTGCATAGCCACCTGCCCTTGCTCGCGAAATGTGTCAGTGCTTGATTTCTTCACGCCGCCGAAGGGTGCGTTGATGGCCACGCCAGTCGTTGGCTGATTGACTTTCACCATCCCAGCGTTGATCATCTGGGCGAAGCGTTGTGCCCGATTCAGATCACGTGTGCAAATGGAGGCTGAAAGTCCGTACTCAACATCATTGGCCACATGGATTGCTTCATCAAAATCGCTCACCTCAAGAATGCTCAGCACCGGGCCGAAAATTTCTTCCTGAGCAATCCTCATGTGCGGTCGCACGCGGCCGAAGATCGTTGGTTCAATGAAGTAACCTCGATCGAAACCGTCACCGTCGAGCTTCCTGCCGCCGTGTAACAGTTCAGCCCCCTCTTGCTTGCCGAGCTCAACATAACTGAGAATTGTTTTCTCTTGATAGCTGTCAGCAACTGGGCCGACTTTTACACCTTCTTGCAACCCATTGCCAATCACCAATTGTTTGGTAGCACGAACAAGTTTCTCCACGTACTGTTCCAGTACGGCACGAACCACAATGGCCCGACTGGTTGCTGTGCATGACTGCCCTGTCATGCCGAATGCGCCTTGAACAGTGCAAGCCACAGCTAAATCCATGTCGGCGTCTTCAAGCACGACAATCGGATTTTTCCCACCCATCTCGAGTTGTGTACGACAAGTCGTCGCGACCCGATGTTGGATCTGATCACCCACGTCCCAGGAGCCGGTGAAAGTCACGGCGCTGACGTGCGGGTTGCTGATCAATTCAGGTCCAATCGCCGATGCCGGCCCCGTCAACACGTTGAATACGCCGTTGGGGCATCCGGCCTCCACAAGAACCTCGCCAATCTTAATGCCCATCAACGGGGTAAGAGAGGCCGGTTTGAACACAACCGTGTTACCGGCAACTAACGCCGGGGCGATTTTCCGAGTAGGGATTGTAACGGGAAAGTTCCAGGGTGTAATCACAGATATGACGCCCAGTGGTTCCCTCACCGTGTACAGAAACACGCCTGGCTCGTCTGATGGGAGTGTGTCTCCACTGATCAGATAGGCCTGGTTAGCGTAGAACCGCCAGTTGGCCACGGCTCGTTTGATTTCAAACGTGCTCTCTGCCAATGTCTTGCCTTCCTCACGCGTCAACAATTCGGCCCATTCAGCAGCGTGAGATTCCATTAATTCGGCCACGAGATACAGTAGTTCGGCTCGTTTGGACGGCGGAGTAGCAGCCCACGCCGGTTGCGCAGCCCGGGCTGCTTCGATGGCCTCTCGCGCCTCGTCGGACGTCGCTTGCTGAAAATATCCGAGAACTTCCGCTGTATCGGCGGGATTGATGCTGGCGAAAGTCGCACCACGTGACGATGTGACCCAACGGCCATCAATCAGATTGCTATAAATCTTTGCCAATCCAGACGGCATATCGTTCACTTTCCTAACGTTCATTTGCGAAACAATCACTTCCCGTCCAAAAGGTGCCGGGTGAACAATCCCACTGCCAACCAAGGCAACTTTCCTTAAGCGTCAGCCGCGGATACCAGCCGGGCAGCAAAATCGCTTCAGCAAGACCTCGTGTATGGAGACGTGACTGGTGCATCAGAATCCTACAACGACGGAATCTTGCAAACGTCGTATCGCTTTGATCAAACTCATCACCACAAGGTGACCTGTTTTCGGATTGCCCGGATACGGACGATTCTTCAATTCAAGCTTGATCTCGCCGAAATCACCGCGAGCCTGAAGCTCAAATGTGTTGTGTTCGACTGCCGGGTCAGCGTAAATTCTGACTCTCGTCTGATCCAGCCCAACACCGGCTAAGCTCAAAGCGGCGGCGACATTGACATTTTGAGGATACGAGGCAGCAGCTTCTCGTGCCGTCCCTTCAAAAAAACAGACCGGTTCTATTGCAGCGCGCAATGCAGCTTCTTCAGCCTGCGTTCCTTTCCAGGCAACGGGTGGTTTGCGAACGACCAGTGTCACTTCTTTGAGCGCCCCGATTGCAGCCGACGAGATGGCATCCAGTCCACCGAGCGCGCCCGAAGGGATCATCAGCCGACGCCCGCTCTGGGCAGCCGCCCGTTTCACGCAGGAGAGAAGTTCATCGTCCACAAAGGCGCCAACACTAACCATTAAAAAATCGCGTCCACTCCTCAATGTGCGCTCAGCATATTGACGCACGGCTGCATGTCCCGCCGCCTCGATTATCACGTCCAAGCTCGCAGCAAAGAATTGGTCGGCGCTTGTTGTGATTCGACCAGCAACCAACCCAACATCCATTGAGCTGATTTTGTTCAGATCACGAACTAACACACAGCCTAACTCAACTTGCCCAGCACGACCAGCGTGGATGGCTTGGGCGATTGCGCGACCGATTGTCCCGAATCCAATCAAACCGATATTCATCACGGCCCAGGAAATCAAAGAACTGTCAAAAACACAGATGTGACGGAAAATGCAAAGAGCGCATCGGCTCTCACTTCTTCTGTCACATCTGTGCTGCGGTGAGTTTGCAACTAAGCGATGACAGCAGCTTCAGCAATCTGGTGGTCAAGATCAGCCGGAATGCCACCACTGACGCCGACAGCGCCAATCACACATCCATTCTCGATGATCGGCACGGCCCCTTTGCCAACGAGAAATCGCCCTGGACCCAACCCAACAACGCTCATTGCAAACCATGGCCTTGCTTTCCATCGCTCTTCGAGTTCGGCTGTTGTGGCGCGGAATGCCGCGGCTGTAGCTGCTTTGGCTTGCGCGATTTCCGGTGTCACCCACAACGCATTGTCCATACGCAGCGCTCCGACGAGATGCCCAGCAGCATCAACGACAACAATCGCAGCTTCCACATTCAGTTCTTTGGCTTTGGCCTTTCCTTGTCTCAAGCACTGCTCGACTCGCTCAAGTGTTAGTTCACTTGCCATGCTTCCTCTCCCAACATGAACCATAATTACTAGCTTCGACTTTTTTCAGAGAGGCAATGGATATGAGCCAGTAGCCACAACCACTGACAGATCCACATCTCTCTTAACGATTTGGCGTATCGTCCTCTTTGCCGTAAACAGCATACCAATAAATCCCGTTCATGTGGTTCCAACGCTTCTGCGCAGCCGTTCGCACCCCTTCGATAGCCGCACGTTGCAGTTCATGTGTATTACAATACTTTTCAGTCATCTGAAATCCACGCGCACTATGAATCTCATCAGCAGCGACGTGGCCACGGAAGAATCGGATGGCTGGATCGTCTGGCTTCCAACCGTAATTATTATGGAGGCTAGGGATGATGCGCGGGTATATGTGTGGAGGTTGCGACTCAAGGCCGATCATCAAACTAGCGCATGAAACTTGCCAAGGATTCTGATAGACAAACCGCCATCCCCAATCGGTCAATGCTTGTGTCCAAGGCAGCACCTTAGCATTGATCACTTCATGGCGTGTGACGCCACATGCCTCGGCATAATCAATCAACATCTCCAGGTGACGGTCCGCCGGGTCTTCCTCTTCCTTGAGATTCTCAAGGATACTGTCTTTCACATCCTTTTCGGGACAAAGCGCCCAGATGAACGCGAGCCAGTTCAAATACTGGGTGACGAAATGATAGTGCATGACCACATAAACAGCTGTCTGCTTTTTGGTCAGTTTCCCCTCTGCCCACAAATCAATGAATGGGTGATCCTTGCTATGCCATTCGTCACGTGCCGCTTTCAGTTGATTCAAAAATGCATCTGCGTTTGACATATATGCTCCTCAGAATTAGTTTGATTTCAATTTTTCAATCACCTTCTTAGGATTGGCTTGATTTCAATTTTTCAATCACTTTTCGCACCATCTCATAATCAGTTGGATCGTCATGTTTGAACTCAAGATCGCGATAGCGCACGATGCCTTGGCCATCAATCACGTAGATGGTTCGCTTGTTGTAGCCTAATGGTGGCCCCATATAACTAGCATAAGCCTTAGCAACAGTGTGATCGTGATCCGAGAGCAGAGGAAACGTCAAGCCATGATGCTTGGCCCATTCATGATGAGAGAACACATAGTCACCACTGATACCCAAAATCACAGCGCCCAGTTTGTCCAAATCACGGAATGAATCGCGGAGAGTGCATACCTCCGTTGTACAACCCGGAGACCAATCGGCAGGATAAAAGGCCAGTACGACAATCTTACCACGATACTGTGAAAGGCTGATGCCTTTTTGCGGGTCGTATACAATCGTTTCATGTGTGGCGTATGGAAGCCGGAAGTCAGGCGCTTTCTCGCCGACGTTGGGCCCACCGTCGCTTCCCCAAACAACACTCACACCAGCAAGTCCTAGGCACGTCGCTAACAAAATCAAATGACTCACTCCCTTTGTGATCATGGTTATTCTCCTCATTGAAATTCTAGAGCGTGGTTCCTCCTCGGATGCTGCTCGATTACCGGCTTGTTCAGCACCCTGCTGCGGCTCGTTTGTCACATCAGCAACAGTTGTGACTTCACTAAATCTGCCGTTTTGACTTAACTCCTCTAGGGTCCCTTCATAGGGAACTGAGCGATATAAGCTCCACCATGTAAACATCTGCCACCTCCGGTGTATTGTTACAAAATCCTCTAAGGGTTTAACGAATCACTCATCACAGATGAGTGCCAGTTCGAACGAGAATTTAACAGGATATAAGTCGTCCCCGATAATGTGCGCTGCCCTTGAGGCGATTTCTACAATCGCTTGAACGACTTCAAAATAGCATTGTACTGCTCTTGAGTATAATAGCCCTTAATTGACGGATCGGCCTCATAAGCGGGAATCCACTCTTCCCGCAGTAGCTCATCGGGATTTCCATACTTGGCTGCG
The Blastocatellia bacterium genome window above contains:
- the ggt gene encoding gamma-glutamyltransferase; its protein translation is MVASSQPLAVEAAIHVLRNGGNAIDAAVTATAMLSVVEPMSTGLGGDCFALMYIAKEHRLFALNGSGRAPSYASADDLIRQGLTHIPAESPHSVTVPGALHGLVQCLERFGTITLDQVLAPAIECAESGFPVSELAAQQWSRAACKLSRHAESARVYLPHGRAPRPGEVFRNPELAHTLRRIAHHGITAFYQGDIGHAIAASVQHLGGSLTLNDLQAHRSDWVEPITTCYRGHDVVELPPNTQGLLALMALNIVEGFPLTQMGHHSVDYLHSLIEAMKLALTDAQTYIADPDEPLPLSKLISKSYAQTRRTQIHPTQPLIPATLPPYSGDTAYVAVVDEQRNVVSMISSVYKLFGAGITVPGTGLVLQNRGACFTLEPNHPNRLGPGKRPYHTIIPAMMLRKGRPWACFGIVGGMMQAQAHLQVISNLVDFDMNPQAALDAPRFRILESGQLALEKGITADVQKQLAARGHRLTPNAAEEGFGGGQLIIISNDVLLGASDPRKDGCAIGY
- a CDS encoding aldehyde dehydrogenase family protein, whose translation is MPSGLAKIYSNLIDGRWVTSSRGATFASINPADTAEVLGYFQQATSDEAREAIEAARAAQPAWAATPPSKRAELLYLVAELMESHAAEWAELLTREEGKTLAESTFEIKRAVANWRFYANQAYLISGDTLPSDEPGVFLYTVREPLGVISVITPWNFPVTIPTRKIAPALVAGNTVVFKPASLTPLMGIKIGEVLVEAGCPNGVFNVLTGPASAIGPELISNPHVSAVTFTGSWDVGDQIQHRVATTCRTQLEMGGKNPIVVLEDADMDLAVACTVQGAFGMTGQSCTATSRAIVVRAVLEQYVEKLVRATKQLVIGNGLQEGVKVGPVADSYQEKTILSYVELGKQEGAELLHGGRKLDGDGFDRGYFIEPTIFGRVRPHMRIAQEEIFGPVLSILEVSDFDEAIHVANDVEYGLSASICTRDLNRAQRFAQMINAGMVKVNQPTTGVAINAPFGGVKKSSTDTFREQGQVAMQFFTRLKTVSVKFR
- a CDS encoding aspartate dehydrogenase codes for the protein MNIGLIGFGTIGRAIAQAIHAGRAGQVELGCVLVRDLNKISSMDVGLVAGRITTSADQFFAASLDVIIEAAGHAAVRQYAERTLRSGRDFLMVSVGAFVDDELLSCVKRAAAQSGRRLMIPSGALGGLDAISSAAIGALKEVTLVVRKPPVAWKGTQAEEAALRAAIEPVCFFEGTAREAAASYPQNVNVAAALSLAGVGLDQTRVRIYADPAVEHNTFELQARGDFGEIKLELKNRPYPGNPKTGHLVVMSLIKAIRRLQDSVVVGF
- a CDS encoding heme-binding protein; this translates as MASELTLERVEQCLRQGKAKAKELNVEAAIVVVDAAGHLVGALRMDNALWVTPEIAQAKAATAAAFRATTAELEERWKARPWFAMSVVGLGPGRFLVGKGAVPIIENGCVIGAVGVSGGIPADLDHQIAEAAVIA
- a CDS encoding iron-containing redox enzyme family protein, producing the protein MSNADAFLNQLKAARDEWHSKDHPFIDLWAEGKLTKKQTAVYVVMHYHFVTQYLNWLAFIWALCPEKDVKDSILENLKEEEDPADRHLEMLIDYAEACGVTRHEVINAKVLPWTQALTDWGWRFVYQNPWQVSCASLMIGLESQPPHIYPRIIPSLHNNYGWKPDDPAIRFFRGHVAADEIHSARGFQMTEKYCNTHELQRAAIEGVRTAAQKRWNHMNGIYWYAVYGKEDDTPNR
- a CDS encoding peroxiredoxin; its protein translation is MFTWWSLYRSVPYEGTLEELSQNGRFSEVTTVADVTNEPQQGAEQAGNRAASEEEPRSRISMRRITMITKGVSHLILLATCLGLAGVSVVWGSDGGPNVGEKAPDFRLPYATHETIVYDPQKGISLSQYRGKIVVLAFYPADWSPGCTTEVCTLRDSFRDLDKLGAVILGISGDYVFSHHEWAKHHGLTFPLLSDHDHTVAKAYASYMGPPLGYNKRTIYVIDGQGIVRYRDLEFKHDDPTDYEMVRKVIEKLKSSQS